In the Quercus lobata isolate SW786 chromosome 5, ValleyOak3.0 Primary Assembly, whole genome shotgun sequence genome, one interval contains:
- the LOC115989953 gene encoding uncharacterized protein LOC115989953, with amino-acid sequence MNLLAWNCRGLGNRRAVDELGDLIQATDPGIVFLSETWSTKEQMKGVRDKFKFDGLFTVSNESRGGGLAMLWKGSTNVWVDSFSSYHIDVIVNGGSENAWRLTGFYGEPDTSIRNEGWNMLRMLSSKPRLPWCCFGDFNELLQLQEKRGGPPRAHSLMQSFRDILDLCGFVDLGFSGPEFTWHGRHRGELIWERLDPGVANYEWLARFPTGRIKHLHCFTSDHRPILLSLDSNGENQRWKRKPFRFEAMWLSDPECKGVVSTAWACNPEGTPMVVATKKIKKCKKMLKTWNRDHFGSVLQKIKKTKELLWVAEEVSVRTGCLEEVNRLKKEVNVLYDREERMWQQRSRLQWLQSGDQNTKFFHGTATGRKQRNFIKGLRDADGIWCEDEDIFSGWFTTYYADLFKSSNPHDLDRVLDGVQRVVSEEMQANLARPYMVEEVEHAIKEMAPLKALKE; translated from the coding sequence ATGAATCTCTTAGCTtggaactgccgggggcttgggaaccgccGTGCAGTTGATGAGCTTGGTGATTTAATCCAAGCAACAGATCCCGGGATAGTTTTTCTATCGGAAACATGGTCGACAAAAGAACAAATGAAGGGAGTTCGAGATAAGTTTAAGTTTGATGGGTTATTTACTGTTTCTAATGAGAGTAGGGGAGGGGGTTTGGCTATGTTATGGAAGGGGAGTACAAATGTATGGGTTGATAGTTTTTCAAGTTATCATATTGATGTTATTGTTAATGGAGGATCTGAGAATGCATGGAGGCTTACAGGGTTTTATGGTGAGCCTGATACAAGTATTAGGAATGAAGGGTGGAATATGTTAAGGATGCTAAGTTCCAAACCAAGGCTGCCATGGTGTTGttttggtgattttaatgaactACTACAGCTACAGGAAAAGAGGGGTGGACCACCAAGGGCTCATAGTCTTATGCAGAGTTTCAGGGACATTCTTGACCTTTGTGGATTTGTGGATTTGGGGTTTTCAGGTCCAGAGTTTACATGGCATGGTCGTCATAGAGGGGAGTTGATTTGGGAACGACTAGATCCGGGTGTGGCCAACTATGAGTGGTTGGCAAGGTTTCCTACAGGTAGAATTAAACACTTGCATTGTTTTACCTCTGATCATCGTCCAATTCTCCTTTCTTTAGATTCAAATGGTGAAAATCAACGGTGGAAGAGAAAGCCATTCCGTTTTGAGGCAATGTGGTTGTCCGATCCAGAGTGCAAGGGGGTTGTTTCAACTGCATGGGCATGTAATCCTGAAGGTACACCAATGGTAGTGGCAACTAAGAAAATTAAGAAGTGCAAAAAGATGCTAAAGACCTGGAATAGAGACCATTTTGGGAGTGTTttgcagaaaattaaaaaaactaaggaGCTGTTATGGGTGGCAGAAGAGGTCTCGGTCAGAACTGGGTGCTTGGAAGAGGTGAATCGTTTGAAGAAGGAGGTGAATGTCTTATATGATAGAGAGGAAAGAATGTGGCAGCAACGGTCTAGGCTTCAATGGTTGCAAAGCGGGGATCAAAACACGAAGTTTTTTCATGGTACGGCTACCGggagaaaacaaagaaatttcaTAAAAGGGCTTAGGGATGCAGATGGTATATGGTGTGAAGATGAGGATATTTTTTCGGGTTGGTTTACTACCTATTATGCAGATTTGTTTAAATCATCGAACCCACATGATTTGGATAGAGTGTTAGACGGTGTACAACGTGTAGTGAGTGAAGAGATGCAAGCTAACTTGGCTAGGCCTTATATGGTGGAGGAGGTTGAGCATGCAATTAAAGAGATGGCTCCTTTAAAAGCCCTGAAAGAGTGA